The Aquincola tertiaricarbonis genomic sequence AGGTGCTCCGCGGCCCGGTGCAGCGGTTCGCCCTGGGCGGCCGACCCGAAACGCTGCAACGCGAGCTTCGCGGTGACACGGCCCGATCGGATCGAAGCCGCCAGGCGCAACAACTCATCCCAGCCGCGCTCAATGGCGGCCATGGAGACGCGCCCGACGGTGACGGCCTCCAGGCCCTCGGGCACGTTGAAGCCTCGCGACAGGCAAAGCTTTCGCTCGGCCAGGTCCCGCAGTCTGGGGGCACAGATCGAAGCCCAGCAGCTTGGCGATGGACATCGCCGGGTCCTTATAGCCATGGGTGTCGACCGCCAGCAGCGAGATGCGGATCCGATCCACCGCGCTGTTGTGCTGCTCGATGCCTTCGACCGCGACGCCGGCCTGCCGCTCGTTGAGCACGATGGGCTGGTCGTAGACGATGCCCCTGCGGTCGCGTACGTGGGTGTAAACGCCAGCGGCATAGGTGCGCCGGCGCGGGTCGACGCAGGCATTCCACAAGTGGCGGGACGCGTCCAACGACATCATGTCGGCCGATGCCTTGTTGCCGTCACCCCAGAGGGCCGCGATCGGGATCCTGCTCTGGAACTCGGCCACGCGCTCATTGGCGCGACGCAGGCGTCCGCCGCCCTCCAACGCACGCATGGCCACCGTGAACTGCGCCGGCTCGAGCCCAGGGATCATCGAGGCGACGCCCTTGGCGTCCGCATCCGTGCCGTGAGCCAGTAGAGCACCGTACAAAGCCACGAGCTCGCCAGTGGACCCAGCAGCGCCTCGCTGTACCCGGTGACGGCATCCACCTCCAGCAGCAGGTCCGGAAACTGCACGCTCCCGATGAGCTTGTAGATGGTCTCGCGGGTGCGGACCGGCTCGGATTGATCGGCCAGCCTCGGCGCGCTCCAGCAGGAAGTCGAACAGGAATCCCAGCTCGGCGTCGGCCTCAGGCGCGAACCCTGCACTGAACGTCATTTGCGCAACTGCTTCACCCGTGCTTTGACTTTCGCCTCGATCTTGTACAGGAAAAGGTCCGACGGGATGGAAATCCCGGTGCGCTCGTACGCTGCCAAAGAGGCGTCGCAGCGCGCGGCGAAGTCCGTTTGCACGCGACGGAAATCAACGGCCCGACGCACCGATGCCTCGACAAGCTCGGTCAGTGTCTCACCGGACAGAAGCACCGAATCCAGATCAGCGCACAACGTCCGGCTCGGCACGGACGTCGGGCCTGGATGCCCACGGGGTGCGGCAGGCCTTCGACACCCGCGCACCGCGCCGCGGCGTCATCGTCTTCCTCGTGACAATGGCCGTGCTGCTGACGCTGCTGCGGACGAGCCAGATCATGCCCTTCTACACCCGCGGCGCGTTGCCCGAGATGATCGTCCAGGCGAAGGCGCCGACGGCTTTCGTCTACGTGCTCGACCTCGGTGTCGTGGTGCCGCTGTCGCTACTCGCCGCTTGGTGGTTGTGGCGCCACTGGCTCTGGGGTTTCATACTCGCCAGATTCGTGCTGGTGTAGGCGGCGACGATGGGCCTGGCGCTGCTGGAGATGGCCGCGCTCGCGCTGCGCGCGGGCCTGACGATGCCACACTGTCGGCGGCTTGGGTCACGCTCGCAGCAGCGGGGCTCAGCATGGCGTGGTGGTTCATCCGGCATTGCCGCGGTGTGGGAAGTGGCTCCTCAGGAAGTTGACGGCAATGGTCTGGATCAAGTGGTTGGTGATGGTGCTCGCCGTGCTGATCGTCGCGCTGGGCGCGTTCGGCGCCTCGCGCTGGGCGGCGAACACGCGCGAACTGACCGAGCGGCTCGAGGCGTCGCGGGCGCCGATCGGCCCCGCGCGTTACGACGCCGCACGCGAGCTCGAAGGCCTGCCCGCGCCGGTACAGCGCTTCTTTCTGGCCGTGTTGAAGGACGGCCAGCACATGGTGAGCGCGGTGACGATCGAGCACTGCGGCACCTTCAACCTCGCTGCCGAGGGGCCCGACCAGTGGGAGCCCTTCACCTCCTGGCAGCGCAGCACGATGCGCCGGCCCGGCTTCGTCTGGGACGGGCGCGCGAGCATGCTGCCCGGCGTGGCCGTGCACGTGCACGACGCCTACGTGGCCGGAGAAGGCATCCTGCACCCCGCCGTGATGGGCCTGGTCTCGCTCACTGAGCTGCGCGGCACAAGCCCCGAGCCCGACGGCGTGGCCGTGGGCGAGTTCATGCGCTGGTTCGCCGAAGGCGCGTGGTACCCGACCGCACTGCTGCCGAGTCAGGGCGTGCACTGGAGCGAGGTGGACCAGCATTCGGCGTTGGCCACGGCGAGCGACGGCGCGGTGAGTGTGACGCTGCTGTTCCGCTTCGATCCGCCAAGCGGCGTCATTGCCAGCGTGCGCGCC encodes the following:
- a CDS encoding DUF6920 family protein, which translates into the protein MVWIKWLVMVLAVLIVALGAFGASRWAANTRELTERLEASRAPIGPARYDAARELEGLPAPVQRFFLAVLKDGQHMVSAVTIEHCGTFNLAAEGPDQWEPFTSWQRSTMRRPGFVWDGRASMLPGVAVHVHDAYVAGEGILHPAVMGLVSLTELRGTSPEPDGVAVGEFMRWFAEGAWYPTALLPSQGVHWSEVDQHSALATASDGAVSVTLLFRFDPPSGVIASVRAEARGRTVGPTVVMTPWEGRWSNYAEVDGLRVPMKGEVAWITPQGLRAYWRGSTVDIRYEPAN